The Streptomyces laurentii genome contains a region encoding:
- a CDS encoding hypothetical protein (identified by MetaGeneAnnotator; putative;~sequence version:1), with the protein MAISSEQAPSVETEVTRDERAADTPTGKDTQTGADTPTGAAPDPKRWMALLVLLVAAFMDMLDGTIANVAAPAIQHGIGGGYSVIQWVLVGYQLSFALMLILGGRLGDIHGRKKVFLIGVAGFTLASLGAGLAQEPWQLVASRMVQGAFAGIMVPQILAIIHVTFSAKERAGAFAMYGGVSGIAAAVGMGAGGPLAEWDLFGLDWRLIFLINIPVGILGLIYAPRVIRESKAPHALKLDVRGVALATVGLLMLIFPLLQGRELGWPVWGFVSMALSIPVLAGFVLWQKRKIALDGSPLIELALFKIRSFSSGLGVNLAFYIGIGMFNIGWTIYMQVGLGWSPMRAGLTSLPFCIGAFLTSSMAMVVLVPKFGRKVLQAGAGVTIAGALTFLWAAGHYGSGISSWNLVVPMLLVGLGFGLIAAPLPQIVISEVPVKDAGSASGVVHTNGQLGFAIGGALVSVVFFAGLAGNTGTAIDDQSAQLRKDLVASAQLTPGEVDATVTAYRQCAVDRVQEKDPSAVPASCAAPALRSEKAAPVLATYAKDATGTSFARSLQTTLWVFGGVVVVAFLLMLAIPRQMRLEAPEEEDASPAEDAGTAPAARVS; encoded by the coding sequence ATGGCTATTTCCTCCGAGCAGGCTCCGTCCGTCGAGACGGAGGTGACCAGGGACGAGAGGGCCGCGGACACCCCGACCGGCAAGGACACGCAGACCGGAGCGGACACGCCGACGGGCGCGGCACCCGACCCGAAGCGGTGGATGGCCCTCCTGGTGCTGCTGGTCGCCGCCTTCATGGACATGCTGGACGGGACCATCGCGAACGTGGCGGCCCCGGCCATCCAGCACGGGATCGGCGGCGGCTACTCGGTCATCCAGTGGGTGCTGGTGGGCTACCAGCTCAGCTTCGCCCTCATGCTGATCCTCGGCGGACGCCTCGGCGACATCCACGGCCGCAAGAAGGTGTTCCTGATCGGCGTCGCCGGCTTCACGCTGGCCTCGCTCGGTGCCGGACTGGCCCAGGAGCCCTGGCAGTTGGTGGCCTCCCGGATGGTCCAGGGCGCCTTCGCGGGCATCATGGTGCCGCAGATCCTCGCCATCATCCACGTCACCTTCTCCGCCAAGGAGCGGGCCGGCGCCTTCGCGATGTACGGCGGTGTCTCGGGCATCGCCGCGGCCGTCGGCATGGGCGCGGGCGGCCCGCTGGCCGAGTGGGACCTGTTCGGCCTCGACTGGCGGCTGATCTTCCTCATCAACATCCCGGTCGGCATCCTCGGCCTGATCTACGCCCCGCGCGTGATCCGCGAGTCCAAGGCGCCGCACGCCCTCAAGCTCGACGTCCGGGGCGTCGCCCTGGCCACCGTCGGTCTGCTGATGCTGATCTTCCCGCTGCTCCAGGGCCGCGAGCTCGGCTGGCCGGTCTGGGGCTTCGTGTCGATGGCGCTGTCGATCCCGGTCCTCGCCGGCTTCGTGCTGTGGCAGAAGCGCAAGATCGCCCTGGACGGCTCCCCGCTCATCGAGCTGGCGCTGTTCAAGATCCGCAGCTTCTCCTCCGGCCTCGGCGTCAACCTGGCCTTCTACATCGGCATCGGCATGTTCAACATCGGCTGGACCATCTACATGCAGGTGGGTCTCGGCTGGTCGCCGATGCGGGCGGGCCTCACCAGCCTCCCGTTCTGCATCGGCGCCTTCCTGACCTCGTCGATGGCGATGGTCGTCCTGGTCCCGAAGTTCGGCCGCAAGGTCCTCCAGGCCGGCGCGGGCGTCACGATCGCCGGCGCGCTGACCTTCCTGTGGGCCGCGGGCCACTACGGCAGCGGCATCTCGTCCTGGAACCTCGTCGTCCCGATGCTGCTCGTCGGCCTCGGCTTCGGTCTGATCGCGGCCCCGCTGCCGCAGATCGTGATCTCCGAGGTGCCGGTGAAGGACGCGGGCTCCGCCTCCGGCGTCGTCCACACCAACGGCCAGCTCGGCTTCGCCATCGGCGGCGCCCTGGTCAGCGTCGTCTTCTTCGCGGGACTCGCCGGCAACACCGGCACCGCGATCGACGACCAGTCCGCCCAGCTCCGCAAGGACCTGGTGGCCAGTGCCCAGCTGACCCCGGGCGAGGTGGACGCCACCGTCACCGCCTACCGGCAGTGCGCCGTGGACCGGGTGCAGGAGAAGGACCCGAGCGCCGTCCCGGCGAGCTGCGCCGCGCCCGCGCTGCGGAGCGAGAAGGCGGCCCCGGTCCTCGCCACGTACGCCAAGGACGCCACCGGCACCTCCTTCGCGCGCAGCCTGCAGACCACCCTGTGGGTGTTCGGCGGAGTCGTCGTCGTGGCCTTCCTGCTGATGCTCGCGATCCCGCGGCAGATGCGCCTGGAGGCCCCCGAGGAGGAGGACGCCTCCCCGGCCGAGGACGCCGGTACGGCCCCGGCCGCGCGGGTGTCCTGA
- a CDS encoding hypothetical protein (identified by MetaGeneAnnotator; putative;~sequence version:1), which translates to MRLEDVYIRGTSTRLPARLTVADAVASGAFPSRVATATGMESVAYSPDESAAEMAAAAARTVLARAGLHGGDVDLLLHADTYHQGQDLWPVASYIQREALGNTCQAVEIRQMSNGGLTALDLATAYLTAGHGHGDALLTTADRFCAPGIDRWNTDPGTPYADGATALLLSRRAGFARLVSLALYADPELEPLHRGDEPFTLAPFGHRMPVDFEEAKRAFVGRAGISYAISRAHHGQQTVIKQALADAGSELADADWVVLPHFGRRRLTSIYYKPFGIEPERTPWEFARTVGHLGAGDQFASLDHLLVSGRAKPGDRCVLVSVGAGYSWGCAVLDLLDRPDWAD; encoded by the coding sequence GTGCGTCTCGAAGACGTCTACATACGGGGAACCTCCACCCGGCTCCCCGCCCGCCTCACCGTCGCCGACGCCGTCGCCTCGGGCGCCTTCCCGTCCCGGGTGGCGACCGCCACCGGCATGGAGTCGGTCGCGTACTCGCCCGACGAGTCGGCCGCCGAGATGGCCGCGGCCGCCGCCCGGACCGTGCTCGCCCGGGCCGGCCTGCACGGCGGCGACGTCGACCTGCTGCTGCACGCCGACACGTACCACCAGGGCCAGGACCTGTGGCCGGTGGCCTCGTACATCCAGCGCGAAGCCCTCGGCAACACCTGCCAGGCCGTCGAGATCCGGCAGATGTCCAACGGCGGCCTCACCGCCCTCGACCTCGCCACCGCCTACCTGACCGCGGGCCACGGGCACGGCGACGCCCTGCTCACCACCGCCGACCGGTTCTGCGCGCCGGGCATCGACCGCTGGAACACCGACCCCGGCACGCCCTACGCCGACGGCGCGACCGCGCTGCTGCTGTCCCGGCGCGCCGGATTCGCCCGCCTTGTGTCGCTCGCCCTGTACGCGGACCCGGAGCTGGAGCCGCTGCACCGCGGAGACGAGCCGTTCACCCTCGCCCCGTTCGGCCACCGCATGCCCGTCGACTTCGAGGAGGCCAAGCGGGCCTTCGTCGGCCGCGCGGGGATCTCGTACGCGATCAGCCGCGCCCACCACGGCCAGCAGACCGTCATCAAGCAGGCGCTGGCCGACGCGGGGTCCGAACTCGCCGACGCGGACTGGGTGGTGCTGCCGCACTTCGGGCGCCGCCGCCTCACGTCCATCTACTACAAGCCGTTCGGCATCGAACCCGAGCGCACCCCGTGGGAGTTCGCCCGGACCGTCGGCCATCTGGGCGCCGGCGACCAGTTCGCGAGCCTCGACCATCTGCTGGTCTCGGGCCGCGCGAAGCCCGGCGACCGGTGCGTGCTCGTCAGCGTCGGCGCCGGCTACAGCTGGGGCTGCGCCGTCCTCGACCTCCTCGACCGACCGGATTGGGCCGACTGA
- a CDS encoding hypothetical protein (identified by MetaGeneAnnotator; putative;~sequence version:1): MRAHQTFTEHLQARIAATPDREALILLTERGGVLTPETLTYAELDGAAREVAARLRRHVRPGDRTLIATGSRRMFVTGFLACLYAGAVAVPVAPPSGGRGHHDERVAGIVREAAAACVLTSVAEAPEVSQLLARTGYGEVVCLPVNGAAGADGAVGPGSGTEEPLFATGPDTAVYLQYTSGSTRDPRGVIVTHRSLLANQRAIADALGTRPGIRLGGWLPLHHDMGLVGQVLHALWLGGTAVLLTPTAFVKRPAHWLETVSRYGLTVSGAPDFAYELCVRRVNDAQIAGLDLSGWEVAVSGGEPVHAATLEAFAARFAPAGLRPGALAPCYGLAEATLLVSGTRTAPAAAGRTVDAAALEAGRLTAPTGPGRVVAHCGPAASADVRVVDPETRRELPDGRIGEIWVRGDSVGPGYWARPAETAAAFDCRIEDGGSGYLRTGDLGALADGLLYVTGRLKDVIVFAGRNLYPQDLERTVQQAGGLFGSATAFLVPAARERFVIVQEVRPHSRYDVDLPGLVAAIQRRLTEEHQVTAGGVVLVRSGTVRRTTSGKVERAAMRRLFLRGELTPLYQRLDADVERLLPAGCRR; this comes from the coding sequence ATGAGAGCACATCAGACCTTCACGGAACACCTTCAGGCGCGGATCGCCGCCACGCCGGACCGGGAGGCCCTGATCCTCCTCACCGAGCGGGGCGGGGTCCTCACGCCGGAGACGCTCACGTACGCGGAACTCGACGGGGCGGCCCGTGAGGTGGCGGCGCGGCTGCGCCGGCACGTACGGCCCGGGGACCGGACGCTGATCGCGACGGGGTCGCGGCGGATGTTCGTCACCGGCTTCCTGGCCTGCCTGTACGCGGGGGCCGTCGCCGTCCCCGTGGCCCCGCCGTCCGGCGGGCGCGGCCACCACGACGAGCGGGTCGCCGGCATCGTCCGGGAGGCGGCCGCGGCCTGCGTTCTCACGTCGGTGGCCGAGGCGCCCGAGGTCTCCCAGCTGCTGGCCCGCACCGGGTACGGCGAGGTGGTCTGCCTGCCCGTCAACGGCGCCGCCGGAGCTGACGGCGCCGTCGGTCCCGGATCCGGGACCGAGGAGCCGCTCTTCGCCACCGGCCCCGACACGGCCGTCTACCTGCAGTACACCTCCGGCTCCACCCGTGACCCGCGCGGCGTGATCGTCACCCACCGCAGCCTGCTCGCCAACCAGCGGGCCATCGCCGACGCGCTCGGCACCCGCCCCGGCATCCGGCTCGGCGGCTGGCTGCCGCTGCACCACGACATGGGCCTGGTCGGCCAGGTGCTGCACGCCCTGTGGCTGGGCGGCACCGCCGTCCTGCTCACCCCGACCGCGTTCGTGAAGCGGCCGGCGCACTGGCTGGAGACCGTCTCGCGGTACGGCCTCACCGTCAGCGGCGCCCCCGACTTCGCGTACGAACTGTGCGTGCGGCGCGTCAACGACGCGCAGATCGCGGGTCTGGACCTGTCGGGGTGGGAGGTCGCCGTCAGCGGCGGCGAACCCGTGCACGCCGCCACCCTGGAGGCCTTCGCCGCCCGGTTCGCGCCCGCCGGACTGCGCCCCGGCGCCCTGGCCCCCTGCTACGGACTGGCCGAGGCGACCCTGCTCGTCTCGGGCACCCGGACCGCCCCGGCCGCCGCGGGCCGTACGGTCGACGCCGCCGCCCTGGAGGCGGGCCGGCTCACCGCCCCCACCGGCCCCGGCCGCGTCGTCGCCCACTGCGGCCCGGCGGCCTCCGCCGACGTCCGCGTCGTGGACCCGGAGACCCGCCGGGAGCTGCCGGACGGCCGGATCGGCGAGATCTGGGTCCGCGGCGACAGCGTCGGCCCCGGCTACTGGGCCCGCCCCGCCGAGACCGCGGCGGCCTTCGACTGCCGCATCGAGGACGGCGGGAGCGGCTATCTGCGCACCGGCGACCTCGGGGCGCTCGCCGACGGGCTGCTGTACGTGACCGGCCGGCTCAAGGACGTGATCGTCTTCGCCGGGCGCAACCTCTACCCGCAGGACCTGGAGCGCACCGTCCAGCAGGCCGGCGGCCTGTTCGGGTCGGCCACCGCGTTCCTGGTGCCCGCGGCCCGCGAGCGCTTCGTGATCGTGCAGGAGGTCCGGCCGCACAGCCGGTACGACGTCGACCTGCCCGGGCTCGTCGCCGCGATCCAGCGGCGGCTCACCGAGGAGCACCAGGTGACGGCGGGCGGCGTGGTCCTCGTCCGGTCCGGCACGGTGCGCCGGACCACGAGCGGCAAGGTGGAGCGCGCGGCCATGCGCCGGCTCTTCCTGCGCGGCGAACTCACCCCGCTCTACCAGCGGTTGGACGCCGACGTCGAGCGGCTGCTCCCGGCGGGGTGCCGGCGATGA
- a CDS encoding hypothetical protein (identified by MetaGeneAnnotator; putative;~sequence version:1): MAPTATSETAETTARTAPHVTEHAVTVAAPPAAVYALVADVSGWPQVFGPTVHVEVLEEAGPEGGEQLLRIWAIAGERVRTWTSRRVLDPAARTITFRQVVTAAPVASMGGEWRIQELEDGRTRVTLLHDYLAVDDDPAAEEMIEQAVDRNSRAELLALKNTAELGDAREELHFTFSDSETVFGAAGDVYAFLDRADLWPERLPHVARLDLTEDEPGVQHMDMDTRGPDGSTHNTTSVRVCFEDRKVIVYKQLRVPVAMSGHTGRWVIESLDDGTVRATSWHTVTLDPEGVRTALGPEATLAEARTLVRNALGTNSSTTLRHAKQFAEEARGDS; encoded by the coding sequence GTGGCACCCACCGCTACGTCCGAGACCGCCGAGACCACCGCCCGTACCGCTCCGCACGTCACCGAGCACGCCGTCACCGTGGCCGCGCCGCCCGCCGCCGTGTACGCGCTGGTGGCCGACGTCTCCGGGTGGCCGCAGGTGTTCGGCCCCACCGTGCACGTGGAGGTCCTGGAGGAGGCCGGGCCGGAGGGCGGCGAGCAGCTGCTGCGGATCTGGGCCATCGCCGGCGAACGCGTCCGCACCTGGACCTCGCGCCGCGTCCTCGACCCGGCCGCCCGCACGATCACCTTCCGCCAGGTCGTCACCGCCGCGCCCGTCGCCTCGATGGGCGGCGAGTGGCGGATCCAGGAGCTGGAGGACGGCCGCACCCGGGTCACGCTGCTGCACGACTACCTCGCCGTGGACGACGACCCGGCCGCCGAGGAGATGATCGAGCAGGCCGTCGACCGCAACAGCCGCGCCGAGCTCCTCGCCCTGAAGAACACCGCCGAACTGGGCGACGCCCGCGAGGAACTCCACTTCACCTTCAGCGACTCCGAGACCGTCTTCGGCGCCGCCGGCGACGTCTACGCCTTCCTCGACCGCGCCGACCTGTGGCCCGAGCGGCTGCCGCACGTGGCCCGGCTCGACCTCACCGAGGACGAGCCCGGCGTCCAGCACATGGACATGGACACCCGCGGCCCCGACGGCTCCACCCACAACACCACCTCGGTCCGGGTCTGCTTCGAGGACCGCAAGGTCATCGTCTACAAGCAGCTGCGGGTCCCGGTGGCCATGAGCGGCCACACCGGGCGCTGGGTGATCGAGTCCCTCGACGACGGCACCGTCCGGGCCACCTCGTGGCACACCGTGACCCTCGACCCGGAGGGCGTCCGCACCGCGCTCGGCCCCGAGGCGACCCTGGCCGAGGCCCGCACCCTCGTCCGCAACGCCCTCGGCACCAACAGCTCCACCACCCTGCGCCACGCCAAACAGTTCGCGGAGGAAGCACGTGGCGATTCGTAG
- a CDS encoding 2-isopropylmalate synthase (2-isopropylmalate synthase [Thermobispora bispora DSM43833];~Desulfobacterium autotrophicum LeuA3 and related proteins, N-terminal catalytic TIM barrel domain; cd07941;~LeuA allosteric (dimerisation) domain; smart00917;~TIGRFAM: 2-isopropylmalate synthase/homocitrate synthase family protein; PFAM: LeuA allosteric (dimerisation) domain; pyruvate carboxyltransferase; KEGG: scl:sce3734 putative alpha-isopropylmalate/homocitrate synthase family transferase;~catalytic residues [active];~identified by MetaGeneAnnotator; putative;~metal binding site [ion binding];~putative alpha-isopropylmalate/homocitrate synthase family transferase; Provisional;~type strain of Thermobispora bispora): protein MAEHGFQLYDTTLRDGTQQEGMLLTVEDKLAVARRIDALGVGFIEGGWPGAVPRDTEFFRRAATGELDLRHAVLAAFGATRRPGVAAALDPQVRALLEAETPVVTLVAKSHTGHVRHALRTTLAENLAMIDGTVRYLVYAGRRVFVDAEHYFDGYQLNREYALAVVRTAAEAGAETVVLCDTNGGSLPDEVASIVAETRALTGVPLGIHCHDDTGCAVANTMSAIDAGAVHAQGTAHGYGERCGNANLFTVIANLVLKRGREVVPLEKLRDLAPTGRAIAEVTQVPPRAAAPYVGSSAFTHKAGLHASALRVDPNLYQHTDPALVGSAMRTLVSDLGGRSSIELKARELGYEVAAGSDEVARAARRVKQLENDGYSFESADASFELLLREELAGGPPPAPFEVESWSVRVLAPRGAEVRTEATVRLVADGRRLTATGYGNGPVNALDTALHSALDPCFPALARLELTDYRVRVLSGETGSGATARVLTSFRDGERAWRTVGVDGNTVTASWRALLDAVHYVLLDRPTEPAPAPETPAPAAAAVTG from the coding sequence ATGGCCGAGCACGGCTTCCAGCTCTACGACACGACCTTGCGCGACGGCACCCAGCAGGAGGGCATGCTCCTGACGGTCGAGGACAAGCTCGCCGTCGCGCGCCGCATCGACGCCCTCGGCGTCGGCTTCATCGAGGGCGGCTGGCCCGGCGCCGTGCCCCGCGACACCGAGTTCTTCCGCCGCGCCGCCACCGGCGAACTCGACCTCCGGCATGCCGTGTTGGCCGCCTTCGGCGCCACCCGTAGGCCGGGCGTCGCCGCCGCGCTCGACCCCCAGGTGCGGGCCCTGCTCGAAGCGGAGACCCCGGTCGTGACCCTGGTGGCCAAGAGCCACACCGGGCACGTCCGGCACGCGCTGCGCACCACGCTCGCCGAGAACCTCGCCATGATCGACGGTACGGTCCGCTATCTGGTGTACGCGGGCCGGCGGGTCTTCGTCGACGCCGAGCACTACTTCGACGGCTACCAGCTCAACCGCGAGTACGCCCTCGCCGTCGTCCGCACCGCGGCCGAGGCCGGCGCCGAGACCGTCGTCCTGTGCGACACCAACGGCGGCTCGCTGCCCGACGAGGTGGCGTCGATCGTGGCCGAGACCCGCGCCCTGACCGGCGTGCCGCTCGGCATCCACTGCCACGACGACACCGGCTGCGCCGTCGCGAACACCATGTCCGCCATCGACGCGGGCGCCGTCCACGCCCAGGGCACCGCGCACGGCTACGGCGAACGCTGCGGCAACGCCAACCTGTTCACGGTCATCGCCAACCTCGTCCTCAAGCGCGGCCGCGAGGTCGTCCCGCTGGAGAAGCTGCGCGACCTCGCCCCCACCGGCCGTGCCATCGCCGAGGTGACCCAGGTCCCGCCGCGCGCCGCCGCCCCGTACGTCGGCTCCTCGGCCTTCACCCACAAGGCCGGCCTGCACGCCTCCGCGCTGCGCGTCGACCCCAACCTCTACCAGCACACCGACCCGGCCCTGGTCGGCAGCGCCATGCGCACCCTCGTCTCCGACCTCGGCGGCCGCTCCTCGATCGAGCTGAAGGCCCGCGAGCTGGGGTACGAGGTGGCGGCCGGCTCCGACGAAGTGGCCCGCGCCGCCCGGCGGGTGAAGCAGCTGGAGAACGACGGCTACAGCTTCGAGTCCGCCGACGCCTCCTTCGAGCTGCTGCTGCGCGAGGAGCTGGCCGGCGGTCCGCCGCCCGCGCCCTTCGAGGTCGAGTCCTGGTCCGTGCGCGTGCTCGCGCCGCGGGGCGCCGAGGTCCGCACCGAGGCCACCGTCCGGCTCGTCGCCGACGGACGGCGGCTCACCGCCACCGGCTACGGCAACGGCCCCGTCAACGCCCTCGACACCGCGCTGCACAGCGCCCTCGACCCCTGCTTCCCGGCGCTCGCCCGGCTCGAACTCACCGACTACCGGGTGCGGGTGCTGAGCGGCGAGACCGGCAGCGGCGCCACGGCCCGCGTCCTCACCTCCTTCCGGGACGGCGAGCGCGCCTGGCGCACGGTCGGCGTGGACGGCAACACGGTCACGGCGAGCTGGCGCGCGCTGCTCGACGCCGTCCACTACGTCCTGCTCGACCGCCCGACGGAGCCGGCCCCGGCCCCGGAGACCCCGGCGCCCGCCGCGGCCGCCGTCACCGGCTGA
- a CDS encoding hypothetical protein (identified by MetaGeneAnnotator; putative;~sequence version:1), with translation MAIRSQDTPLTVINRFRVKGDGDRFVRKFRAHSQYLRARPEFDFLVTVQLVDQPEVVVNLAHWRTVRGFLRTVHEDTFQEHVRQLGPLVETEADQALSVARVLKENALVGTANILLTRARPHGDPHDFERRFAELDDRHGRLGGFGGSDLLRSTLYPDTYLGLQWWYDADECDRALLDRRRRALAERMAEEADLVVDRGRHLAYERDLS, from the coding sequence GTGGCGATTCGTAGTCAGGACACCCCCCTGACGGTGATCAACCGATTCCGTGTGAAGGGAGACGGCGATCGGTTCGTACGGAAGTTCCGGGCGCACTCGCAGTACCTGCGCGCGCGTCCGGAATTCGACTTCCTGGTGACCGTCCAGCTCGTGGACCAGCCCGAGGTGGTGGTCAACCTCGCGCACTGGCGCACCGTACGGGGCTTCCTGCGCACCGTCCACGAGGACACCTTCCAGGAGCACGTACGGCAGCTCGGCCCGCTGGTCGAGACCGAGGCCGACCAGGCGCTCAGCGTCGCCCGCGTCCTCAAGGAGAACGCCCTCGTCGGGACCGCGAACATCCTGCTGACCCGGGCCCGGCCGCACGGCGACCCGCACGACTTCGAGCGGCGGTTCGCCGAGCTGGACGACCGCCACGGGCGGCTCGGCGGCTTCGGCGGCAGCGACCTGCTGCGCTCCACGCTCTATCCCGACACCTATCTCGGCCTCCAGTGGTGGTACGACGCCGACGAGTGCGACCGGGCCCTGCTCGACCGGCGGCGGCGCGCGCTCGCCGAGCGGATGGCCGAGGAGGCGGACCTCGTGGTGGACCGCGGCCGGCACCTCGCGTACGAACGGGACCTGAGCTGA
- a CDS encoding hypothetical protein (identified by MetaGeneAnnotator; putative;~sequence version:1), whose protein sequence is MTITVVRGRPDEVELAAVTSVLLALARRAGEPDEETAAAYAAWTVKNDGARTSVGWPGR, encoded by the coding sequence ATGACTATCACCGTGGTCCGCGGCCGGCCCGACGAGGTCGAGCTGGCGGCGGTGACCAGCGTGCTGCTTGCCCTGGCCCGCCGCGCCGGAGAACCCGACGAGGAGACGGCAGCGGCCTACGCCGCCTGGACCGTCAAGAACGACGGCGCGCGGACCTCGGTCGGCTGGCCGGGCCGGTGA
- a CDS encoding hypothetical protein (identified by MetaGeneAnnotator; putative;~sequence version:1), whose protein sequence is MSPETCEAASPAEERIDALERAFGPFDDPANPLGADALLAADAAGRLPAKGEQVLDERELNAEFVPAELGGRLDRMDVLGRILRPVFRRDASLGFGYGLNCFFAAAPVWTAGDLDQRRKAARLLLDGRRIAVARHEVAHGNDFVRDEFTLTDVPGGGLLLDGSKSAIANASRATGLVVFARTEGAERGRSHSVLLLDRDELPADRVEDLARRTTTGMRSAEFGGLRIRECVVPGSAVLGARGDGYELSLRSSLLIRGLIPSIVLAGADTALRTVARFAVRPRADGRSSLDVQMVRDVLTGGFLDLLLIDCLALVATRALHLLPRQMSAYAAAAAYLAPKLVAESMDEMAAVLGEESFTEDGAYGMFQKQRRDLPVTSLGHAGSAGRQVSILPQLPYFARYAWFADPQPPAGLFRPHEALPPLDLSQPVLLGDGDPLAATLVALTDRLESADAPGPGGAAGHALRFLARCLTSELADLKKAFEAVPLGDRSALASPHSFGLADRYTLVLAAAACLGVWREQQAAPAGRVDAFLADPSWITAVLYRLARRLGLPLPDRPGACERRVLDETVARLHTRRSFDLYGSPLA, encoded by the coding sequence ATGAGCCCGGAGACGTGCGAGGCCGCGAGCCCGGCGGAGGAGCGCATCGACGCCCTGGAGCGGGCGTTCGGGCCCTTCGACGACCCCGCCAATCCGCTCGGCGCCGACGCCCTGCTGGCCGCCGACGCGGCCGGCCGGCTGCCGGCCAAAGGCGAACAGGTTCTGGACGAGCGGGAGTTGAACGCCGAGTTCGTGCCCGCCGAACTGGGCGGGCGGCTGGACCGGATGGACGTCCTCGGGCGGATCCTGCGCCCGGTCTTCCGCCGCGACGCCTCCCTCGGCTTCGGCTACGGCCTCAACTGCTTCTTCGCCGCCGCCCCCGTGTGGACGGCCGGCGACCTCGACCAGCGCCGCAAGGCCGCCCGGCTGCTGCTCGACGGCCGCCGGATCGCCGTCGCCCGCCACGAGGTCGCGCACGGAAACGACTTCGTCCGCGACGAGTTCACCCTCACCGACGTCCCGGGCGGCGGCCTGCTCCTCGACGGCAGCAAGTCCGCCATCGCCAACGCCTCCCGCGCCACCGGCCTCGTCGTCTTCGCCCGCACCGAGGGCGCGGAGCGCGGCCGCAGCCACTCGGTGCTGCTCCTGGACCGCGACGAACTGCCCGCCGACCGGGTCGAGGACCTCGCCCGCCGCACCACCACCGGCATGCGCAGCGCCGAGTTCGGCGGACTGCGGATCCGCGAGTGCGTCGTCCCCGGGAGCGCGGTGCTCGGCGCGCGCGGCGACGGCTACGAACTGTCCCTGCGGTCCTCGCTGCTCATCCGCGGGCTCATCCCGTCGATCGTGCTCGCCGGGGCCGACACCGCGCTGCGCACCGTGGCCCGGTTCGCGGTCCGCCCGCGGGCCGACGGCCGTTCCTCGCTCGACGTCCAGATGGTCCGCGACGTCCTGACCGGCGGCTTCCTCGACCTGCTGCTCATCGACTGCCTGGCCCTGGTCGCCACCCGCGCGCTGCACCTGCTGCCCCGGCAGATGAGCGCGTACGCCGCGGCCGCCGCGTATCTGGCGCCCAAGCTGGTCGCCGAGAGCATGGACGAGATGGCGGCCGTCCTCGGCGAGGAGAGCTTCACCGAGGACGGCGCGTACGGGATGTTCCAGAAGCAGCGGCGGGACCTGCCGGTCACCTCGCTCGGGCACGCGGGCAGCGCCGGCCGCCAGGTCAGCATCCTGCCGCAGCTGCCGTACTTCGCCCGCTACGCCTGGTTCGCCGACCCGCAGCCGCCGGCCGGACTGTTCCGGCCGCACGAGGCCCTGCCGCCGCTCGACCTGTCCCAGCCCGTCCTGCTCGGCGACGGCGACCCGCTCGCCGCGACCCTGGTCGCCCTCACCGACCGGCTGGAGTCGGCGGACGCTCCCGGGCCGGGCGGCGCGGCCGGGCACGCGCTGCGCTTCCTCGCCCGCTGCCTCACCAGTGAACTCGCCGACCTGAAGAAGGCGTTCGAGGCCGTCCCGCTGGGCGACCGGTCGGCACTCGCCAGCCCGCACAGCTTCGGCCTCGCCGACCGCTACACCCTGGTCCTTGCCGCGGCCGCCTGCCTCGGCGTCTGGCGCGAACAGCAGGCGGCCCCCGCCGGCCGCGTCGACGCCTTCCTGGCCGACCCGTCCTGGATCACCGCCGTCCTCTACCGCCTCGCCCGGCGGCTCGGCCTCCCCCTGCCGGACCGCCCCGGCGCCTGCGAGCGCCGGGTCCTCGACGAGACGGTCGCCCGCCTCCACACCCGCCGCAGCTTCGACCTCTACGGCTCCCCGCTCGCCTAG